One Pseudomonas sp. B21_DOA genomic window, AGCCATTCGCGCGGCGGACGACGCGCCGAAAGGCAAACCCGAAGAACCGCCTCCACCGCCGTGGATGCAATGATCGCGTGATGAGAAACCCGGCTTCGGCCGGGTTTTTGTGCCTGCGCATTCCAGAACCAGCGAAACACCTGTGGGAGCGAGCCTGCTCGCGAAGGCGGTATGTCAGTCACCGATAACGGTGGTTCAAATGCCTTTCGCGAGCAGGCTCGCTCCCACATGAGATATTGGTGTTGCTGAAAGTTGTATGGGAATCTTGCCTGCCTTTGCACACTCAAGGACTGAATGTGACCACCTCACGCAACACCCACCTGATCGTAACCGCCCGGCTGATCTCCGATTTCGGCGCCTTCCTCAACATGGTCGCGCTCGCCACATACGTCTACCTGCTGAGCAACAGCGCCATGAGCGTCGGCATCTTCCTCGCGAGCCGTGTCGGTGGCGGGATTTTCGCCAGCATGATCGGCACGCGCTTCTACCGGCGCTGGCAGGGCCGCGCGCCGCTGATTGCTTTCGATCTGTTGCGCGCCGCGCTGCTGGGGCTACTGTTGGTCACACCGGCGAATCAGCAGACATGGCTGTTGCCGTTCATTGCCTTCGGCCTTGGCCTGGGCAATTCGATGTTCGCCATTGGTCTCAACAGCCAGTTGCCGCACTTGATCGAGCCGGCGCAGTTGCTCAAGGCCAATGCCTGGATCACTTCAGCTTCTTCAGCCGCTATGGTCGGCGGCAGTCTGGTGTCGGGGTTGCTGGTGGCTGCTTTTGGTTTCGAAACGGTCTTCGCCCTCAACGCGCTGACCTATTTGCTCGCGGCGCTGCTGATCGTGCCGCTGCGTTTCGAAAAACCGATGTCAGCGAACAGCCGCAACGCGGTGAATGGGTTGCGCTGCGGCAAGGCCTGCGTTCGCTGCCAGTGGTCGCGGCCATGCTCGCGGTGACCATGGCCGACACCTTGGGCAGCGCCGCGCACAACGTCGGCTTCCCGATCATTTCGAAACTGCTCACGCCCGAGGCGGCGAGTACGACCTTGGGCCTGGCGCTTGCGGTATGGGCGAGCGGCAAACTGCTCGGCGCGCGCATCGCCAGTCACCTCAAAGGCTCGGAGAACAGCCACCTCGAAAGAAGATTTTTCTGCGGCGTGGCGCTGATGTCTTGCGGTTTCATTCTGATGTTCCAGCAGCACAGCCTCTACGGTCTGCTGCTGTTCGCCTTGCCGGCCGGGCTTGGCGACGGGGTTTCCGAAGTCAGCCTGATGTCACGTTTGCAACGGGAACCTGCGGCGTTGCGCCTGCCGATTTTCAGCGTGCTGACCTTGCTGCAGATGACCGGTTTCGGCATCGGCATGCTGGTTGCCGCGCCGGTCTATGCGTGGTGGACGCCGGGGGCCGTAGTCATGCTGTTCCACGGCATTCCCTCGGCACCTTGGGCGTGGTGACGCTGCTGCGGATCAGGCGCGGGCGGGTTGCGCGCAGCAGCCCGACGCCAGTTCCTTGAGGATCGGGCAGTCCGGACGATGGTCGCCGCTGCAATGCTCGACCAGATCCTGCAGGGTGTCGCGCAACTCGCCGAGCTCGCGGATCTTCTGGTCCAGCTCGTCGATGTGCTGGCGCGCCAGTGCTTTCACATCGGCGCTGGCGCGCTGGCGATCCTGCCAGAGGGTCAGCAGCTTGCCGACCTCTTCCAGGGAAAAGCCCAGATCCCGCGAGCGCTTGATGAACGCCAGTGTGTGCAGGTCATCGCTGCCGTACACGCGGTAGCCGCTGTCGGTGCGATTGGCCGCTTTGAGCAAACCGATCGACTCGTAGTAACGAATCATTTTTGCACTCAGGCCACTCTGCCGGGCCGCTTGGCCGATGTTCATCGGTGTTCCTCCAGGTCCTTGGGTTTCCAGGTTTTCAACAGTAGCGCATTGCTCACCACGCTGACGCTCGACAGCGCCATCGCCGCACCGGCCAGCACCGGATTGAGGAAACCGAATACCGCCAGCGGAATGCCGATCAGGTTGTAGACAAAGGCCCAGAACAGGTTCTGGCGAATCTTAGCGTAGGTCTTGCGGCTGATCTCCAGCGCCGCCGGCACCAGTCGCGGATCGCCGCGCATCAAGGTGATGCCGGCCGCGTGCATGGCGACGTCGGTGCCGCCACCCATGGCGATGCCGATGTCGGCAGCGGCGAGGGCCGGGGCGTCGTTGATGCCATCGCCGACCATGGCGACTACGCCGGTTTTCTTCAGCTCGGCGACGGTCGCGGCCTTGTCGGCAGGCAGCACTTCGGCGTGAACACTGCGGATGCCCAGAGCCTCGGCCACCACCCGTGCGCTGCCGCGATTGTCGCCGGTCAGCAGGTGGCTGTGGATATCCCGCGCGGCGAGTTGTTGCACCGCTTGCAGAGCGCCGGGTTTCAGCGTGTCACCGAAGGCGAACAGACCCAGCACCTTCGGCTGAGGACTTTGTTCAATCAGCCACGACAGTGTGCGACCTTCGCGTTCCCAAGCTTCGGCGGATGCGCTCAATTCACCGGCACTCAAAGCGCTTTCGTCGAGCATCCGCCGATTGCCCAGCGCCAGGCGCCGGCCATCCAGCGTGCCGGCAATGCCGCGTCCGGTCAGCGCCTGGCTGTCGCTGACATCGGGCACGTTCAAGCCGCGTTCGGCGGCTGCATCCAGCACGGCTTTGGCCAAAGGATGCTCGCTGCCGCGCTGCAAGGCACCGGCCAGTGTCAGCAGATTATTTTCGTCGCCATCGACCGCGCTGAAGTGCGCGATGCGCGGCGTACCCGAGGTCAGCGTGCCGGTCTTGTCGAACACCACACTGCTGACTTCGTGGGCGCGCTCCAGCGCTTCGGCGTCCTTGATCAGAATCCCATGACGCGCGGCGACGCCGGTGCCGGCCATGATTGCCGTCGGGGTGGCGAGGCCGAGGGCGCACGGGCAGGCGATCACCAGCACGGCGACGGCATTGATCACCGCAGTTTCCAGCGGCGCGCCATACAGCCACCAGCCGATCAGCGTGGCCAGGGCGATCAGCAACACGGTCGGCACGAAGATCTGGCTGACCTTGTCCACCAGTTTCTGGATCGGCGCTTTCGCCGCTTGCGCGTCTTCGACCAGACGAATGATCCGCGCCAGCACGGTTTCCGCGCCGAGCGCCTGGGTGCGCACCAGCAAACGACCTTCGCCGTTGATCGCGCCGCCGGTGACCTTGTCGCCCGGTTGTTTCGGCACTGGCAGGCTTTCGCCGCTGATCAGCGCTTCGTCGGCGTGGCTCTGGCCTTCGACGACCTCGCCATCCACCGGGAAGCGTTCGCCGGGTTTCACCAGCACCAGATCTTCGAGGCGCAGGGCGCTGATCGCAACGTCCTGCTCACGCCCGTCGATGACTTGAATCGCCCGCTCCGGCCGCAACGCTTCGAGAGCGCGAATGGCGCTGGCGGTCTGGCGTTTGGCGCGGCTCTCAAGGTATTTGCCGAGCAGCACCAGGGCGATGACCACCGCCGAGGCCTCGAAATACAGATGCGGCATGCGTCCGGCGGCGCTGGCCCATTCATAGACACTCAAGCCATAACCGGCGCTGGTGCCGAGGGCGACGAGCAGGTCCATGTTGCCGGCGCCGGCGCGCACGGCTTTCCATGCCGCAACATAAAAGCGTGCGCCGAAGATGAACTGCACGGGGTGGCGAGGGCGAATTGCGCCCAGGCCGGGAGCATCCAGTGAATACCGAACGGCTGCAGCAACATCGGCAACACCAGCGGCAGGGCGAGGGCGATCGCACAGATCAATGCCCAACGCTCGCGCAGCAGGCGTTGTTGCTGGTCATCAGATTGTGGCCGTTCGGCTTGCCAGACGCTGGCCGCGTAACCGGCCTTTCTCACCGCGTCGAGCAGGGTTTGCGTATCGACCTGGCCGAGCAATTCGAGGTGCGCACGTTCGTTGGCCAGATTGACACTGACGCTGCTCACGCCCGGGACTTTGTTCAGGGCACGTTCGACGCGACCGACGCAGGACGCGCAAGTCATGCCGTCGATGTTCAATTCGACGGTTTGCCGGGGCACGCTGTAACCGGCGCGCTCCACGGCTTGCATCAGCGCCGGCAAGCTGTCGCCGGGTGCCTGCACCCGGGCCTGTTCGGTGGCGAGGTTGACGCTGACGGCACTGGTGCCGCTGACCTTGCGCAAGGCCCGTTCGACACGCCCGGCGCAACTGGCGCAGGTCATGCCGACAATCGGCAGATCGAAAGTAGTGGATTCGGACATCGGTCGCGCTCCCTGTAGTGGATGTCTACAGGATCAACCTTGCCATGCGGGCAAGGTCAAGCACCATTCCGCAAGATGTTGATCGTTCCCACGCTCCGCGTGGGAATGCCTACCGTGACGCTCCGCGTCACGCTTCGGGACGCTGAGCGTCCATGGCTGCATTCCCACGCAGAGCCTGGGAACGATCGGCGACGGATCGGGTGTCTGCTCAGTAACCGAGGCCAGCCGGCTTCAGGTACACGCCTTCGGCATTCATCGCCAGGCGGAACTTCAGCACATCCCCGGCGTGCAGCACGACTTCCTGCGAACCCGGTGCGAGCATGCCGGGATTGCAACCCGGCGCCTGTCCTGGCAGCAGTTTCAAGCGCAGCGAAACCTTGCCCGGTGGCAGGTTGAACGAAGTGCTCTGCTCCTGGAACAGGCGCGCCGAGAGCTGGTCCTGGATGTACACGCCGATCTCGCACGAGGTCGCCACTTCGAGGCGTTCGCGGGAAATGATCAGTACCGCGTAATCCTCGCCGGCGGCTTGCACCTGCGGGACGGCGGCGAAGAGGCTGAGCAAGCCAAGCAGGCTCAAAGCTGACCAGCGCATGGCTGAATCTCCTGAATTCCAGTCATTGATACACGCAGCTTGGCCGAGCGCGACGCCGAATGCCAGCCCGGCAGTTTTGCGCAGAACTTGACCTTGCCATCGTGGCAAGCTCGAGACTGCCGGCAACCTCACTCAAAGGAGTCTTCCCATGCAAGTGTTCAACGTTCAAGGCATGTCCTGCGGTCATTGCGTCAAAGCCATTACCACTGCGGTGCAGGCGCTGGATCCGGCGGCCAGCGTGCGCGTCGATCTGGCTGCAAAGGAAGTCGGAGTCGAAAGCGCGCTGAATGAAGATCAGGTCATCGCGGCGATTCGTGAAGAAGGATATGACGTGAAGCTCGTCTGAAATTGATCGTTAGCGAGCTATCGGAATGTTCAAGGCGTCCGGGCGCGGCTAGACTGTCGGGCTGCGACTTGCCCACCTGGATGCCTGATGAATTTCCGCACGATTTTGATACTCGGCGCCTTGAGCGCCTTCGGTCCTTTGGCGATCGACTTCTATTTACCTGCCTTCCCAGCCATGGCGTCGGCGTTCGGCACCGATGAGCAGCATGTCCAGCTGACGCTGGCGGCGTACTTCCTCGGTCTGTCGCTGGGCCAACTGGCGTACGGGCCGATTTCCGATCGTTTCGGTCGACGGCTGCCGCTGCTCAGCGGCGTTGCCCTGTTCACCCTGGCGTCCTTGGCCTGCGCCTACGCGCCGAGCCTGGAATGGCTGATCGGCGCGCGTTTCGTCCAGGCATTGGGCGGTTGCGCGGGGATGGTGATTTCCCGTGCGGTGGTTGCCGACAAGTGCGACGCGGTCGGCTCGGCGAAGGTGTTTTCGCAACTGATGCTGGTGATGGGCCTGGCGCCGATTCTGGCGCCGATGCTCGGCGGTCTGCTGGTCAACACCACGGGTTGGCAGTCGATCTTTCTGGTGCTCACCGGGTTCAGTGCGGCGGCAGGTCTGGCGGTGGCATTGGGGCTGCCGGAAAGCATGCCGGCCCACGTCCCGCGCCAGCCGTTGTCCGGTGCGTTGCGCCAGTACGCGCGACTGGTCAAGGATTCGGTCTATCTGGGCCATGCCCTGACCGGCGGCATCGCGATTGCCGGGATGTTCGCCTACATCGCCGGCTCACCGTTTGTGTTCATCAAGCTCTACGGCGTACCCGCCGAGCATTTCGGCTGGCTGTTCGGCACCAACGCGGCGGGCTTCATTCTGGTGGCGCAGGTCAATGCGCGCCTGCTCGCCAAGCGCGGCCCGGCGTTTTTGCTGGTGCGCGCGGTGTGGGTGTATTTCCTCGCCGGACTGACATTGCTGGCGGTCAGCGCAATGCGTCCAGAGGCATTGTGGCCGTTTTTGATTCCGCTGTTCATTTGCATCGCCAGCCTCGGCTGCATCATTCCTAACGCCTCGGCTTGCGCGATGAACGGTCAGGGCGCACGCGCCGGCAGTGCGTCGGCGATGCTCGGTTGTCTGCAATTCAGCATCGCCGCCGGTGCCGCCGCCTTGGTGGGGGTGTTGCACGATGGCAGCGCCGTGCCGATGGCCATGGTCATCAGCCTGTGCGGTCTGCTGGTGGTGAGCGTCGCGCTGCTCACCCGGCGCTTGCAGAATGCCCGGGCGCTGGCGCTGGCCCAGGTCTGAGCGCTCGACTCTGGAGCTCAGCCAGCGGC contains:
- the cueR gene encoding Cu(I)-responsive transcriptional regulator, with the translated sequence MNIGQAARQSGLSAKMIRYYESIGLLKAANRTDSGYRVYGSDDLHTLAFIKRSRDLGFSLEEVGKLLTLWQDRQRASADVKALARQHIDELDQKIRELGELRDTLQDLVEHCSGDHRPDCPILKELASGCCAQPARA
- a CDS encoding cation transporter; translated protein: MQVFNVQGMSCGHCVKAITTAVQALDPAASVRVDLAAKEVGVESALNEDQVIAAIREEGYDVKLV
- a CDS encoding multidrug effflux MFS transporter, whose protein sequence is MNFRTILILGALSAFGPLAIDFYLPAFPAMASAFGTDEQHVQLTLAAYFLGLSLGQLAYGPISDRFGRRLPLLSGVALFTLASLACAYAPSLEWLIGARFVQALGGCAGMVISRAVVADKCDAVGSAKVFSQLMLVMGLAPILAPMLGGLLVNTTGWQSIFLVLTGFSAAAGLAVALGLPESMPAHVPRQPLSGALRQYARLVKDSVYLGHALTGGIAIAGMFAYIAGSPFVFIKLYGVPAEHFGWLFGTNAAGFILVAQVNARLLAKRGPAFLLVRAVWVYFLAGLTLLAVSAMRPEALWPFLIPLFICIASLGCIIPNASACAMNGQGARAGSASAMLGCLQFSIAAGAAALVGVLHDGSAVPMAMVISLCGLLVVSVALLTRRLQNARALALAQV